One Antarctobacter heliothermus DNA segment encodes these proteins:
- the motA gene encoding flagellar motor stator protein MotA, with product MLGIIGIVVIFAMVFGGYLAAGGKLGIIIKALPFEFMMIGGAATGAFLISNDGATVKHTLKDVAKVFKGAKWKPEDYRDLLCLLFELIRLARQNPVAIEEHVESPKESNIFGKYPKILADKYAIELICDTMRSVSMNYDDPHQVEEVLDKRLDGMQHHALHSSHALQSMADALPALGIVAAVLGVIKTMASIDQPPEVLGKLIGGALVGTFLGVFLAYGLVGPFATKVKAVAEEDLQFYHLIREVLVANLHNHATNICIEVGRQNTPDHFRPSFEDLEEALKSVKQEAA from the coding sequence ATGCTCGGAATCATTGGTATCGTGGTGATCTTCGCCATGGTTTTCGGCGGCTACCTTGCCGCTGGCGGCAAGCTGGGGATCATCATCAAGGCGCTCCCGTTTGAGTTCATGATGATCGGGGGGGCCGCCACCGGCGCCTTTTTGATCAGCAATGACGGCGCAACGGTGAAGCACACGCTCAAAGACGTGGCCAAGGTCTTCAAGGGCGCAAAATGGAAACCCGAAGACTATCGAGATTTGCTTTGCTTGCTCTTCGAACTGATCCGGTTGGCCCGGCAGAACCCGGTCGCCATTGAAGAGCACGTCGAATCGCCAAAGGAATCCAACATCTTCGGAAAGTACCCCAAGATACTGGCGGACAAATACGCCATTGAACTGATCTGCGACACGATGCGATCCGTTTCGATGAACTATGACGATCCGCACCAGGTGGAAGAGGTTCTGGACAAACGGCTTGACGGAATGCAGCATCACGCCCTGCACTCCAGTCACGCGCTGCAATCCATGGCAGACGCCCTGCCAGCTCTCGGAATCGTTGCGGCGGTTCTAGGCGTGATCAAGACAATGGCGTCAATCGATCAGCCGCCCGAAGTATTGGGCAAGCTGATTGGTGGCGCGCTGGTTGGCACGTTTCTGGGCGTATTCCTAGCCTACGGGCTCGTCGGACCGTTTGCGACCAAGGTCAAGGCCGTCGCGGAAGAGGACCTTCAATTTTATCACCTGATCCGCGAAGTCCTGGTGGCCAATCTTCACAACCATGCAACCAACATCTGCATCGAAGTTGGTCGTCAGAATACGCCGGACCACTTCCGACCAAGCTTTGAGGATCTTGAAGAGGCGTTGAAATCGGTCAAACAGGAGGCCGCATGA
- the flhA gene encoding flagellar biosynthesis protein FlhA → MSPSSLFKPTILMALALMAVIVMMVLPVPSWVLDVGLAASFGLAILIFTVTLFIERPLDFSAFPTILLTSLMLRLSLNVSSTKLIIGQGHTGTHAAGEVIEGFANFVMGGSVFLGLVVFGVLMIVNFAVITKGSARMAEVSARFALDAMPGKQLAIDADMSAGAIDHTEAKRRRETEQQETTFFGSLDGASKFVKGDAVAGLLITILNLVMGIIMGTVMHGMPLSSALETYAILTVGDGLVSQIPAVIISIAAGLLLARGGATGATDVAVAAQLGRHPSALLAVAVLMVLFALVPGLPFVPFILGGGVLGGTAWWLSRRPPETEDGAEAAEEEPGPPVQHMGDVLDLDDIHVEFAPDLVNMVLDPGTGLDVRIANMRRHIASNFGLVLPEIRLTDAPSLPTGTYVIRIHGVEMARGELNPDFVLALLPEFSGALPQGRDVTEPVYGAPARWLRPEDQEKAAITGATIVSPTEVLATHLLEVIRRNFGRLLTLKALRRLLDEMVSLSNQSRAEANRKLLDELIPDKVQIDTLLQVLRLLLDEQVSVRNLPLILETIAEMRGQQSQAEAICEHVRQRLGFQLVAGMRRDDGTIPLVQLAPEWEETFLSYQVESSQGALDVALPPDKFEALTSGLAETIGEAANRGVSAAVVTSARRRRFLRTVMVAKGLNAPVMSYEEIGLEARPALVGVVAA, encoded by the coding sequence ATGTCACCTTCTAGCCTCTTCAAACCCACTATCCTTATGGCGCTTGCGCTTATGGCAGTGATTGTCATGATGGTTTTGCCGGTCCCATCCTGGGTGTTGGATGTCGGTCTGGCTGCGTCGTTCGGCCTCGCCATTCTGATTTTTACGGTCACGCTGTTCATCGAACGCCCGCTTGATTTTTCCGCATTCCCGACGATTCTGCTGACCTCGCTGATGCTGCGGCTGTCGCTGAATGTCAGCTCAACCAAACTGATCATAGGTCAGGGGCATACCGGCACACACGCCGCAGGCGAGGTAATCGAAGGCTTTGCCAATTTCGTCATGGGGGGCAGTGTTTTTCTAGGGCTTGTCGTCTTCGGTGTCCTGATGATTGTTAACTTTGCCGTGATAACAAAAGGCTCAGCACGCATGGCTGAGGTTTCGGCACGCTTTGCCCTTGATGCTATGCCGGGGAAGCAACTGGCAATCGACGCGGACATGTCCGCGGGGGCGATCGACCATACAGAGGCTAAGCGCCGCCGTGAAACTGAACAACAAGAGACAACCTTTTTCGGGTCTCTCGACGGCGCGTCGAAATTCGTCAAGGGCGACGCAGTTGCCGGCCTTTTGATCACCATATTGAACCTCGTCATGGGGATCATCATGGGCACCGTAATGCATGGTATGCCGCTGAGTAGCGCGCTTGAAACTTATGCGATCCTGACCGTGGGTGACGGGTTGGTATCCCAAATTCCGGCTGTGATTATTTCGATTGCAGCGGGTCTCTTACTGGCACGTGGGGGGGCGACCGGGGCAACGGACGTTGCCGTGGCAGCCCAACTCGGGCGACATCCCTCGGCGCTCTTGGCGGTTGCCGTGCTGATGGTGCTTTTTGCGCTGGTTCCGGGCCTGCCCTTTGTGCCCTTCATTCTTGGCGGCGGGGTTCTTGGCGGGACGGCCTGGTGGTTGTCCAGACGCCCCCCTGAAACAGAAGACGGAGCAGAAGCTGCTGAGGAAGAGCCTGGGCCGCCCGTTCAACACATGGGCGACGTCCTTGATTTGGACGACATCCATGTCGAATTTGCACCCGATCTGGTCAATATGGTGTTGGATCCGGGCACTGGACTGGACGTCAGAATAGCCAACATGCGGCGTCACATTGCGTCAAATTTCGGCCTCGTCCTGCCAGAGATCCGCCTGACGGACGCCCCTTCTTTGCCGACCGGCACCTATGTGATCCGCATCCACGGAGTCGAAATGGCGCGGGGTGAGTTGAATCCCGACTTCGTTCTTGCACTTTTGCCGGAGTTCAGCGGTGCCCTGCCACAGGGACGTGACGTTACCGAACCAGTCTACGGTGCGCCCGCACGCTGGTTGCGTCCCGAGGATCAGGAAAAAGCCGCGATCACCGGAGCGACCATCGTCTCACCGACTGAGGTGTTGGCAACGCACTTGCTTGAAGTAATCCGCCGCAACTTTGGTCGACTTCTGACGTTGAAGGCGCTGCGCCGTCTGCTGGATGAAATGGTTTCTCTCAGCAATCAGTCCCGTGCCGAAGCAAATCGCAAGCTGCTGGATGAGCTGATCCCGGACAAAGTGCAAATCGACACCCTACTTCAGGTGCTGCGGCTCTTGTTGGATGAACAGGTTTCGGTGCGCAACCTACCACTGATCCTTGAGACAATCGCCGAAATGCGGGGCCAGCAATCCCAGGCCGAGGCTATCTGTGAACATGTGCGTCAGCGCCTAGGCTTTCAGCTTGTGGCAGGGATGCGACGCGATGACGGAACTATTCCACTCGTCCAACTTGCCCCGGAATGGGAAGAAACCTTTTTGTCGTACCAGGTCGAAAGTAGCCAAGGCGCGCTGGACGTTGCATTGCCGCCGGACAAGTTTGAGGCACTCACCAGCGGCTTGGCCGAAACCATTGGCGAAGCGGCTAACCGGGGCGTCTCTGCCGCCGTGGTCACCTCTGCCCGGCGCCGAAGATTCTTGCGCACGGTTATGGTTGCCAAGGGCCTCAATGCGCCGGTCATGTCCTATGAAGAAATTGGGTTGGAGGCACGGCCTGCACTGGTTGGGGTAGTGGCCGCGTGA